Proteins from one Streptosporangium becharense genomic window:
- a CDS encoding zinc-binding alcohol dehydrogenase family protein, giving the protein MIPDEMDAWVVTRPGPVSTRPLRRVRVPVPAPGPGEALVRVEACAVCRTDLHLAEGDLPPRRPRTTPGHEVVGRVVAAGPGSGGPAPGTRVGVAWLRSTCGRCRHCARGAENLCPDSTYTGWHADGGYAEYLTVPWDFAYPLPEEVPAEKLAPLLCAGIIGYRALLRSDLPPGGRLGVYGFGASAHLTAQVAVARGASVHVLTRSARARELALELGAASAGDAADAPPEPLDAAILFAPAGELVPVALAALDRGGTLAVAGIHLTDIPVLNYARHLFQERTLRSVTANTRADGRAFLEAAVAHPLRVATTPYPLDAADEALAALAADRVEGAAVLLPGNLL; this is encoded by the coding sequence ATGATCCCCGACGAGATGGACGCCTGGGTCGTCACACGGCCCGGGCCCGTCTCGACCCGCCCGCTGCGCCGGGTCCGCGTGCCCGTCCCGGCGCCCGGCCCCGGCGAGGCGCTGGTGCGCGTGGAGGCCTGCGCCGTCTGCCGTACCGATCTGCACCTGGCGGAGGGCGACCTGCCGCCGCGACGCCCGCGGACCACACCGGGTCACGAGGTCGTGGGCCGGGTGGTGGCCGCCGGCCCCGGCTCGGGAGGGCCGGCCCCGGGCACCCGGGTGGGCGTGGCGTGGCTGCGCTCCACCTGCGGGCGTTGCCGCCACTGCGCGCGGGGTGCGGAGAACCTCTGCCCGGACTCCACCTACACCGGCTGGCATGCCGACGGCGGCTACGCCGAGTACCTGACCGTCCCCTGGGACTTCGCCTACCCGCTGCCCGAGGAGGTCCCCGCCGAGAAGCTGGCGCCGCTGCTGTGCGCGGGGATCATCGGCTACCGTGCCCTGCTCCGCAGCGACCTGCCGCCCGGCGGACGGCTGGGCGTCTACGGTTTCGGCGCCTCGGCCCACCTGACCGCGCAGGTCGCCGTCGCGCGAGGCGCGAGCGTGCACGTGCTCACCCGGTCTGCCAGGGCACGCGAGCTGGCCCTGGAGCTGGGGGCGGCCTCGGCGGGCGACGCGGCGGACGCGCCGCCCGAACCGCTGGACGCCGCGATCCTGTTCGCCCCGGCGGGTGAGCTGGTGCCGGTCGCGCTGGCCGCCCTCGACCGGGGCGGCACCCTCGCGGTGGCCGGCATCCACCTCACCGACATCCCCGTGCTGAACTACGCCCGGCACCTGTTCCAGGAACGCACCCTGCGCAGCGTCACCGCCAACACCCGGGCCGACGGGCGGGCGTTCCTGGAGGCCGCGGTGGCCCACCCGCTCCGGGTGGCGACCACGCCCTACCCGCTGGACGCGGCGGACGAGGCGCTGGCCGCCCTCGCCGCCGACCGCGTCGAGGGTGCGGCCGTCCTGCTGCCCGGGAACCTTCTCTGA
- a CDS encoding pyridoxamine 5'-phosphate oxidase family protein: MTGRMTAPGDLGRRVIRRREELGLSREQLAERAGIDPGYLAYLEETPASPTAETVSRIAAALDAGVDDLLGGTMDLPPGQGGPGPRPRLEKLDDQECLRLLSPGGVGRVAFNDAGGPAILPVNYVLHDDAVVFRTAFGSPLDESLHTGVQGVDFKVAFQVDRIDEANREGWSVLVRGGAHHASSPEERAAMETSGVQPWAGGERALYVRIVPSEITGRRIRNAT, translated from the coding sequence ATGACTGGACGCATGACGGCCCCCGGCGACCTGGGCCGCCGGGTGATCCGGCGGCGCGAGGAACTCGGCCTGAGCCGCGAGCAGCTCGCCGAGCGGGCCGGGATCGACCCGGGATACCTCGCCTACCTGGAGGAGACCCCGGCCTCCCCCACCGCCGAGACCGTGAGCCGGATCGCGGCGGCCCTGGACGCCGGTGTCGACGACCTGCTGGGCGGGACGATGGACCTGCCGCCCGGTCAGGGCGGACCCGGCCCCCGGCCCCGGTTGGAGAAGCTCGACGACCAGGAGTGCCTGCGGCTGCTCTCCCCCGGCGGGGTGGGCCGGGTCGCCTTCAACGACGCCGGCGGCCCGGCGATCCTGCCGGTCAACTACGTCCTGCACGACGACGCGGTGGTCTTCCGCACCGCCTTCGGCAGCCCGCTCGACGAGAGCCTGCACACCGGCGTCCAGGGGGTCGACTTCAAGGTGGCCTTCCAGGTCGACCGGATCGACGAGGCCAACCGCGAGGGCTGGAGCGTGCTCGTGCGGGGCGGCGCCCACCACGCCTCCTCCCCCGAGGAGCGGGCGGCCATGGAGACCTCCGGCGTCCAGCCCTGGGCCGGGGGTGAGCGGGCGCTCTACGTCAGGATCGTCCCCTCCGAGATCACAGGCCGCCGCATCCGCAACGCCACATGA